The Pyrenophora tritici-repentis strain M4 chromosome 3, whole genome shotgun sequence genome has a window encoding:
- a CDS encoding Dimer-Tnp-hAT multi-domain protein — protein sequence MPSIPAKRKPEAAEEADTPFKRAQRTRKPTLKALLGDGSQPTQPIELPESTPDPPTEPPTQVIEPPTRAIEPPCKPVQQPEERPRRASPLPILAASQASRLTDEPAWESQLMFDKPEDSIVQPLAFSSAATEASVEEDSAVSVDFRDFEGVDWSRLKGFVAPLSTPRGKASWIFQHGWRVWKEGTHHPDELYFVCKYCHIHKLPNGVHRVTKSTTAANGHLQLDKPGHRLSKDGPILSKPLRKHGQQSLRQAALSGVKFSLEAYKTIGNFDVQEFRQAAALWLVDNNRPLREFETPAFRKMIRLANPEAEAALWRSHNSVSAFVMRLYSWLRPQVVRALAEAESKVHISFDGWTTKGGKRGFFSVVAHYANSKGAIVDLPIALPQLVGAHTGEAIADAVTKILQSFSINRSKLGYFVLDNAYNNDTAVNKLAAMYHFSASDRRLRCACHILNLVGQTIMFGRDADAYNNALENTKMEDFYMKEWRKEGPLGVYLDIINYINTPKQWSIFEDCQREAVNSMPTGASGGTREPIKPCVTRWNSYYDCFKRGVQLQQAINAYATYHIRETEQADEQAAIRGNKLPDVPRWMRSDGLTAADWAVITEYMAILQPLKFATDRLQGRGKCGRFGALYEVIPVFESVITELDARLRPYESVNHEPSEAPEDHIPINLRAARRKASNYFTKILQSPIYYAATALHPRYKTYSKRFWRDKPTQLSTAHAKFLRVWAAYKPAAAATTPTPAPKPTMSSFDDAIDAILDEDGEHTLEVEDEYDSWLKEPMWTSDQHKEGPTAVQYWLSLKPKYPHLSRLAIDVLTIPASSSDCERVFAGTGDIIEPQRRKIGAQLLAALVCLQRWTRAGFTTPSTTTAAKHTDEELTEEFAIGTWEEPPAELS from the coding sequence atgccctctataccagcaaaacgcaagcccgaggctgccgaagaagctgatactcccttcaagcgagcacaacgtacgcgcaaacctacgctcaaagcgctgttgggtgacggcagccagccaacccagccgatagagctgccagaaagtacgccggatccgcctacagagccgcctacacaagttatcgagccgcccacacgggctattgaaccgccatgtaagcctgtacaacaacccgaggagcgccctcggcgggcatcaccactgcctattttggctgcctcacaagcctctcggctcactgatgagccagcctgggagtcgcagttaatgtttgataagccagaggactctattgtacagcctttagctttctctagcgctgccactgaggcttcggtggaggaggatagcgctgtgagcgtcgattttcgcgactttgagggcgtcgattggtcgcgattaaaggggtttgtcgcgccgctgagcactccacgaggcaaggcaagctggatttttcaacacggctggcgtgtctggaaggagggtactcaccacccagatgagttgtactttgtgtgcaagtactgtcatattcataagctacctaatggtgtacaccgagtaacgaagtcaaccactgccgccaacgggcacctccagcttgataaacctggtcatcggctcagcaaagatggtccaatcctaagcaaacctctccgcaaacatggacaacaatcacttcgtcaggcagctctaagcggtgtcaaatttagtctagaggcgtacaagactataggaaacttcgacgtacaagaatttcggcaggcagctgcgctctggctggtcgacaacaacagaccactccgcgagtttgagacgccggcttttcgcaagatgatcaggcttgctaatcctgaggcagaggcggcgttatggaggtctcataacagcgtgtcagcgttcgtgatgaggttgtacagttggctacggcctcaggtggtgcgcgcgttggctgaagccgagagcaaggtacatataagcttcgatgggtggacgacaaaaggcggcaaacgtggcttcttttctgtagttgctcactacgccaacagtaagggcgcgatagttgacctacccatcgcgctgccgcagctggtgggtgcccacactggtgaggcgatagctgacgctgtaaccaaaatcctgcaatccttcagcattaatcgcagcaaactcggctactttgtgctcgataacgcttacaataacgacaccgctgttaacaaactcgccgcgatgtaccacttttctgcctccgatcgccgcctccgctgcgcttgccacatacttaaccttgttggccaaacgattatgttcgggagggatgctgacgcgtataacaacgccctggagaacacaaagatggaggatttttacatgaaggagtggcggaaagaaggaccgcttggcgtgtatcttgatattatcaactacatcaacacgccgaagcagtggagtatttttgaagattgccaacgcgaggcagttaacagcatgcccacaggcgccagcggcggcactcgcgagccaattaagccgtgtgttacacgttggaacagctattacgactgctttaagcgcggagttcagctccaacaagctatcaacgcatacgccacgtaccacattcgcgagactgaacaggctgacgaacaggcagctattagaggaaacaagctgcctgatgtgccgcggtggatgaggtcagacggccttacggcggctgactgggcggtgattactgagtacatggcgatactgcagccgctcaagtttgctacagatcgcctccaaggccgcggcaagtgtggccgttttggcgcactctacgaggtcatcccagtatttgagagtgtgataactgagctggatgcacgccttcggccatacgaatcggtcaaccacgagccatctgaggcgcccgaagatcacatcccgatcaacctgcgagccgcgaggcgaaaagcgagcaattactttactaagatcctccaaagtcccatttactacgcagctacggcactacatccacgatataaaacatactctaagcgcttctggcgcgacaaacctacacaattgagcaccgcgcacgcgaagtttctgcgggtttgggctgcctacaagcctgccgctgctgccacaacaccaacccctgcgccaaaacctaccatgagcagctttgacgacgctatcgacgctatactagatgaggacggcgagcatacattggaggtggaggatgagtacgatagctggttaaaagagcctatgtggacgtctgatcaacacaaggagggtccaacagctgtacagtactggttatcgttgaagccgaagtatccacatctttcacgattggcgatcgacgtgttgactatacccgcctccagctctgattgtgagcgcgtttttgcgggaactggcgatataattgagccacaaaggcggaaaattggcgcgcagttactggctgctttggtgtgcttgcaacggtggactcgtgcaggttttacaacaccaagcacgacaacagcagcaaagcatactgatgaggagctcacggaagagtttgcgataggaacgtgggaagagccgcctgcagaattgtcatag
- a CDS encoding Dimer-Tnp-hAT domain containing protein, which produces MAKRRALHTSSSSKRLRVAAATDNVVSTPAASPQPASQPASQRRSPRKALAAASQATASSLVPTFESQFLESHVEDDIVAPTEGSRAVTVATTEAGHKDNGQDKMSSAADSFDGIDWARLPGYMKPLAGSKRPKSWIFRYGYRVVERQATNRIWFVCKYCHIHKIIDAGGGGLFNITQATTSAATHLSQPKRGHNLTKDGPKSTPRAQGQLSLRQAFDAGLEMPQPTANALGNFDAQCFRVATVMWLVNQNHPVSELTAPGFREMIRFANPEAEAALWVSHTSVSTFVMRLFRSIRPQVVNALSSAVSKIHVSFDGWTTKGGKRGFFGVVAHFADAAGIIRDLPIDLPELAGAHTGEAIAKAISMTLSAYGVTSNRVGYFVLDNAANNDTAIAALAREYSFDPAYRRLRCSCHTLNLIGQAIIFGNNKDAYGNTREQYSTEEQYMREWRKDGPIGVLVDIINYIKTPQQYELFRSFQRRANADLPAEERLKVLEPVKPVVTRWNSYYAAFERATKLSAAYNLYAEHHINRIILEDAHANKQNNKRPDAPSWMRSTGLRAADWAVIAEYQDCLTPLKYATKRLEGRSKDGKYGAIYEVIPVFEYVLSQLEDQARPFEQVDFNAHPEAPEDHLKVNLLAAWAKANDYYTKLDASPAYYAAEPQWTQEQYTADGNPVQYWIQLLPKYPHLAQFAIDIMTIPASSSDCKRLFSELGDLLEPKRRALGSELLAALQLAEYRPTTPSNSRVRPPRSSGIDEAIAAIIGEPALDITELDKLDRWRRYELPWTEQQLGEGDPVTYWLGMRLQYLHLSQMALDTITIPASSCQCERLFSELGDLLEPWRRKIGAQLLAAIQCTRSWRQAGFQPQSQHQNNLSEAELIWIYDIDDWDTDSDSD; this is translated from the exons ATGGCCAAACGCCGCGCACTACATACCTCTTCGAGTAGCAAACGCTTAAGAGTAGCTGCTGCTACCGACAACGTTGTCTCAACTCCTGCGGCCTCACCTCAGCCAGCATCTCAGCCAGCATCTCAGCGTCGATCACCTCGTAAAGCCCTCgctgccgcaagccaggcCACCGCCTCGTCGCTAGTCCCTACATTCGAGTCGCAGTTTTTGGAGTCGCATGTGGAGGATGATATCGTTGCGCCTACCGAGGGCAGCAGGGCTGTTacggtggctacaactgaggctggaCACAAAGATAATGGCCAAGATAAGATGAGCAGCGCTGCTGATAgctttgacggcattgactgggcTCGTTTACCTGGCTATATGAAGCCACTAGCGGGCTCTAAGCGTCCCAAAAGCTGGATTTTTCGgtatggctaccgcgttgttgagcgccaGGCTACTAATCGGatctggtttgtgtgcaagtactgccaCATCCACAAAATTATCGACGCTGGCGgtggtggtttgtttaaTATTACTCAGGCCACTACCTCAGCAGCTACCCATCTCAGCCAGCCAAAACGTGGCCACAACCTCACAaaagatggcccaaagtCGACGCCAAGGGCACAAGGGCAGCTATCAttgcggcaagcttttgacgctggGTTAGAGATGCCTCAGCCTACCGCTAACGCACTCGGAAACTTCGACGCACAATGCTTTCGAGTAGCTACCGTTATGTGGCTCGTTAACCAAAACCACCCTGTTAGTGAGCTTACGGCGCCTGGttttagagagatgataaggtttgccaacccagaggcagaggcggcgttGTGGGTGAGTCACACGAGCGTTTCTACTTTTGTTATGAGGTTGTTTAGGTCTATACGACCGCAGGTCGTCAACGCCTTGTCAAGCGCagtaagcaagatccacgtaagctttgacggctggacgacaaaaggtggtAAACGTGGCTTTTTTGGAGTggtcgctcactttgccgacgcagctGGAATAATACGAGACCTACCTATCGACCTGCCCGAGCTCGCCGGCGCCCACACTGGTGAAgctattgccaaagctatctcgaTGACCCTCTCGGCGTATGGAGTAACTAGCAACCGAGTAGGTTACTTTGTACTAGATAACGCCGCTAATAACGACACTGCAATCGCCGCGCTCGCCCGCGAGTACAGCTTCGACCCAGCTTaccggcgcctccgctgcagttGCCACACGCTTAACCTAATTGGCCAGGCTATTATATTTGGTAACAACAAGGACGCCTATGGTAACACTCGAGAGCAGTACAGTACTGAGGAGCAGTACatgcgagagtggcggaaagatggccctatAGGCGTCCTAGTTGACATCATCAACTATATTAAAACGCCGCAGcagtacgagctttttcgCAGTTTCCAGCGCCGCGCCAACGCCGACCTGCCCGCCGAGGAgcgtctcaaagtactcgagccTGTCAAGCCTGTCgttactcgctggaactccTACTATGCCGCTTTTGAGCGAGCTACCAAGCTTTCGGCTGCCTATAACTTGTACGCTGAGCATCACATTAATAGGATCATCCTCGAAGACGCGCACGCCAACAAGCAGAACAATAAGCGGCCCGACGCTCCAAgctggatgagatcaactgggCTGCGAGCTGCTGATTGGGCAGTAATTGCAGAGTATCAGGACTGCTTAACGCCGctcaagtacgccacaaaacgcctTGAGGGGCGCAGCAAAGATGGCAAATATGGGGCGATATACGAGGTTATACCAGTCTTTGAGTATGTACTTAGCCAGCTTGAGGACCAGGCACGCCCGTTTGAGCAGGTCGATTTCAACGCTCACCCAGAGGCCCCCGAGGATCACCTCAAGGTCAACCTCCTCGCCGCGTGGGCCAAGgccaacgactactacaCCAAGCTTGACGCCTCGCCCGCCTACTACGCTGCT GAGCCgcagtggacgcaggagcagtatACCGCGGATGGCAATCCAGTCCAATACTGGATCCAATTATTGCCAAAATACCCGCATTTGgcgcagtttgcaatcgatatTATGACTATCCCAGCGTCGAGCAGCGACTGCAAGCGCCTctttagcgagcttggcgacctACTTGAGCCAAAACGACGAGCTCTAGGCAGTGAGCTACTTgcagctcttcaatta GCGGAGTACAGGCCTACAACACCATCAAACTCCCGCGTACGTCCGCCTCGATCGAGCGGTATTGACGAGGCAATCGCTGCGATCATCGGCGAGCCCGCGCTTGATATCACTGAGTTAGATAAGCTAGATCGCTGGCGTCGATATGAGCTACCGTGGACAGAACAGCAGCTTGGTGAGGGTGATCCAGTAACGTACTGGCTTGGGATGAGATTGCAATATCTCCATCTGTCTCAGATGGCCCTTGATACGATCACTATACCAGCTAGTAGCTGTCAATGCGAGCGTCtgttcagcgagcttggcgatcTACTAGAGCCTTGGCGGAGGAAGATTGGAGCTCAACTGCTAGCTGCAATACAGTGTACTCGGAGTTGGAGGCAGGCTGGATTTCAGCCTCAAAGTCAACACCAAAACAATCTATCAGAGGCTGAGTTGATCTGGATATACGATATAGACGATTGGGATACTGATAGCGACAGCGACTAG